In Nostoc sp. CENA543, a single genomic region encodes these proteins:
- a CDS encoding phosphate ABC transporter ATP-binding protein, translating to MNKLVPAIRVKNFSFYYDTQKILEGVSLDIYQSKVTAIIGPSGCGKSTFLKSLNRMNELDTEIRVEGRVEFFNQNIYERRINLNRLRRQVSIVLSKPNLFPMSVYDNVAYGVKIIGWRPKVEIDGIVESALKDADLWDELKNKLHKSALDLSGGQQQRLCIARALAVKPKVILMDEPCFGLDPIASMKVESLIQSLRSRSDITIVIVSHNLSQVTRVSDFTAFFHLNENRVGELVEFGVTKKIFTNPLHSRTREYVITRIN from the coding sequence ATGAATAAGCTAGTTCCCGCCATCAGAGTTAAAAATTTCAGTTTTTATTACGACACCCAAAAAATCCTAGAAGGTGTATCTCTGGATATTTACCAAAGTAAAGTAACTGCGATTATTGGCCCTAGTGGTTGTGGTAAATCTACTTTTCTCAAGTCTCTAAACCGCATGAATGAATTAGATACAGAGATTAGGGTAGAAGGTAGAGTGGAATTTTTTAATCAAAACATTTATGAACGGCGAATCAATTTAAATCGCTTACGCCGTCAAGTTAGTATAGTGCTTTCTAAGCCGAATCTTTTCCCTATGAGTGTTTATGATAATGTCGCTTATGGTGTGAAAATTATCGGATGGCGACCGAAGGTAGAAATTGATGGGATTGTCGAATCAGCACTCAAAGATGCTGATTTGTGGGATGAGTTGAAAAATAAACTCCATAAGTCGGCTTTAGACTTATCTGGAGGTCAACAGCAAAGGCTGTGTATTGCACGCGCGTTAGCTGTCAAGCCAAAGGTAATCTTAATGGACGAACCTTGTTTTGGTCTTGATCCGATCGCTAGTATGAAAGTTGAGAGTTTAATTCAAAGCTTGCGTTCGCGTTCTGATATCACCATAGTCATCGTGAGCCACAATTTATCACAAGTGACCCGCGTATCTGACTTTACCGCCTTTTTTCACTTGAATGAGAATCGAGTCGGCGAATTGGTGGAATTTGGTGTCACCAAAAAAATCTTTACCAACCCGCTTCATTCTCGAACCCGTGAGTATGTTATTACTCGTATAAATTAA
- the pstB gene encoding phosphate ABC transporter ATP-binding protein PstB: MNQLNPAIRVKSLSFYYNTTSKAIEGVSMDIYQNHVTAIIGPSGCGKSTFIKTLNRISELEGPVKVEGKVEFFGQNIYDPRININRLRRQIGMVFQRPNPFPMSIYENVAYGVRISGGLPQAELDDIVESALKGAALWSEVKDKLKQSALGLSGGQQQRLCIARALAIKPKVLLMDEPCSALDPIATMKVEELIHSLRSELTIAIVTHNMQQATRVSDFTAFFSTDESRIGQMVEFGTTTQIFSNPLDPRTRDYVSGRFG; this comes from the coding sequence ATGAATCAGTTAAATCCAGCTATTAGAGTTAAAAGTCTCAGCTTTTATTACAACACTACCTCCAAGGCTATTGAAGGGGTGTCTATGGATATTTACCAAAACCATGTCACTGCAATTATCGGCCCTAGCGGTTGTGGTAAATCTACATTTATCAAAACCCTCAATCGTATTAGTGAATTAGAAGGCCCCGTAAAAGTAGAAGGAAAAGTAGAATTTTTCGGTCAAAATATTTATGACCCCCGCATCAATATCAATAGACTCCGCCGTCAAATTGGTATGGTCTTTCAAAGACCAAATCCTTTTCCTATGAGCATCTATGAAAATGTTGCCTATGGTGTGAGAATATCAGGCGGACTACCACAAGCAGAATTGGATGATATCGTAGAATCTGCACTCAAAGGCGCAGCACTTTGGAGTGAAGTTAAAGATAAACTCAAGCAATCAGCACTTGGTCTTTCTGGAGGTCAACAGCAGCGATTATGTATTGCTCGTGCTTTAGCTATCAAACCAAAAGTATTGTTAATGGATGAACCCTGTTCAGCACTCGACCCCATCGCAACTATGAAAGTTGAAGAACTCATTCATAGCTTGCGTTCTGAACTGACCATCGCTATTGTCACCCACAATATGCAACAAGCAACTCGCGTTTCTGATTTTACAGCCTTTTTCAGTACCGATGAAAGTCGTATTGGTCAAATGGTAGAGTTCGGTACTACAACTCAAATTTTTAGCAATCCCCTCGATCCTCGCACCCGTGATTACGTTTCAGGACGTTTTGGTTAA
- the pstA gene encoding phosphate ABC transporter permease PstA: MENYRQPEIDKILAAELYSPLPSSRLLFTHFMNFIAFALAALALIPLFSILWEIIKRGIGGIKTEMFVKSVIDNGFGNAILGTITVVAIASLLSIPIGLFTGIFLAEFAQTNSITRFVRFITSILTGVPSIVVGIFAYGVIVLSTKSFSAIAGGFALATIMLPIIVLTTEEALKLIPIEQRLASAALGGTRFQTTFRVVVTAAIPTITTGVLLAVARAAGETAPLIFTALFSLDWSAGLLTPTASLPVLIFNLYNDPDPERSQLVWTTSIILLGLVLCVSLISRLVTSKKK, translated from the coding sequence ATGGAAAATTACCGACAACCAGAAATAGATAAAATTTTAGCAGCAGAATTATATAGTCCTCTGCCATCCAGCAGACTATTATTTACTCACTTCATGAATTTTATTGCCTTTGCCTTAGCAGCTTTAGCATTAATTCCTCTGTTTTCAATTTTGTGGGAAATTATCAAGCGAGGTATAGGCGGAATCAAAACAGAAATGTTTGTTAAATCAGTGATTGATAATGGTTTTGGTAATGCCATTTTAGGCACAATCACAGTTGTAGCGATCGCTTCTTTATTAAGTATCCCCATCGGACTATTTACAGGGATATTTTTAGCAGAATTTGCTCAAACCAATTCCATCACTCGTTTCGTCCGATTTATTACAAGTATTCTCACTGGCGTTCCTTCTATTGTTGTGGGTATATTTGCTTATGGTGTGATAGTTTTATCAACCAAAAGTTTTAGTGCGATCGCAGGTGGTTTTGCTTTAGCAACTATCATGTTACCCATCATTGTCCTCACTACTGAAGAAGCGTTAAAACTCATCCCCATAGAACAGCGTCTGGCCTCAGCTGCTTTAGGTGGGACACGCTTTCAAACTACTTTTCGTGTCGTCGTTACAGCCGCTATCCCCACAATTACCACAGGTGTTTTATTGGCTGTAGCTCGTGCAGCAGGCGAAACCGCACCGCTTATTTTTACTGCTTTATTTAGTCTTGATTGGTCTGCGGGATTACTCACTCCTACCGCTTCCCTACCCGTATTAATCTTTAATCTCTACAACGACCCCGACCCAGAACGCAGTCAATTAGTTTGGACAACTTCTATCATTTTACTCGGCTTAGTTTTGTGTGTTAGCCTCATTTCTCGGTTAGTTACTAGTAAGAAAAAGTGA
- the pstC gene encoding phosphate ABC transporter permease subunit PstC, protein MANLSEPENNVSNASLELTANDGINYWLNQSFTWLIYTFSALTVAILFVMSWIIFHEAQPAIGKFGIGFLWGKDWDVGNQIFGALPYIYGTLVSSAIAIFIAFPVGIAVALVTSENFLPITVKTTLAFVVELIAAIPSVIIGLWGIFTFIPVIEPVQQWLSANFSWIPFFKSDLPIGTNMLTAGMILAIMILPTMAAISRDVLIAIPKELRTASMALGGTRWETIFRVLLPAGFSGIVSAAMLALGRALGETMAVTMVIGNSAQISLSLLDPAYTIPSVLANEFAEAEPGLHIGALSYLGLILFALTLIINIIARLLVQWFGQKNK, encoded by the coding sequence ATGGCAAATTTATCTGAACCTGAAAATAATGTTTCTAATGCCAGTTTAGAATTAACAGCTAATGATGGGATAAATTATTGGTTAAATCAGAGTTTTACTTGGCTAATCTACACATTTTCTGCTCTGACGGTGGCGATACTATTTGTGATGAGTTGGATTATTTTCCATGAAGCTCAACCCGCCATCGGTAAATTTGGTATTGGTTTTTTATGGGGGAAAGATTGGGATGTCGGAAATCAAATCTTTGGTGCATTACCCTATATTTATGGAACCTTAGTTAGCAGTGCGATCGCGATTTTCATTGCCTTTCCCGTAGGTATAGCTGTTGCTTTAGTCACCAGTGAAAACTTTCTCCCCATCACCGTCAAAACTACATTAGCATTTGTAGTAGAATTAATCGCTGCTATTCCTAGTGTGATTATAGGTTTGTGGGGGATTTTTACTTTTATTCCTGTCATCGAACCTGTACAACAATGGTTATCTGCAAATTTCAGTTGGATACCATTCTTTAAATCAGACCTCCCTATCGGGACAAATATGTTAACTGCTGGGATGATTTTAGCCATCATGATTTTACCCACAATGGCAGCTATTTCCCGTGATGTATTAATAGCCATACCCAAAGAACTCCGCACAGCCTCTATGGCTTTGGGGGGAACTCGTTGGGAAACTATTTTTCGTGTGTTATTACCTGCGGGTTTTTCGGGAATCGTCAGTGCAGCCATGTTAGCTTTAGGACGCGCCTTGGGTGAAACTATGGCCGTAACTATGGTAATTGGGAACTCGGCTCAAATTAGTTTATCTTTACTTGACCCAGCTTATACTATTCCCTCTGTATTAGCTAATGAATTCGCTGAAGCTGAACCAGGATTACACATTGGCGCATTAAGTTATTTAGGCTTAATATTATTTGCCTTAACTTTAATTATCAACATCATCGCTAGATTATTGGTGCAGTGGTTTGGTCAGAAAAATAAATAG
- the pstS gene encoding phosphate ABC transporter substrate-binding protein PstS, translated as MVFFTTVFQRVFSTAVLASAVAVTPILTATAQAQTLNGAGATFPAPLYERYAREVRKKHPELKVNYQAIGSGGGIRQTIAGTVDFGASDAAMKDDEIAKVKNGVILVPTAGGAVSVVYNVPGVSNLRLSRATLPAIFSGQITNWNDPKIKADNPNVNLPNQPIKFAVRADSSGTTFIFTNHLSSISPFFRGRIGANTAPKWTLPNVLKGKGNPGVAALVARTPGSIGYVEYSYAVANKLRSAEIQNKRGEFVAPSLQTANAALSTVSFPDNYRVFVGDPGQGYPIVGLTWMMVYRQYSNAAKADAIKKWINWVLTDGQQFNDDLNYTRIPSSTANRVLQTVNSTVK; from the coding sequence ATGGTTTTTTTTACCACCGTTTTTCAGCGTGTTTTTAGCACCGCAGTATTAGCATCTGCTGTTGCTGTTACTCCTATTTTGACAGCCACAGCTCAGGCTCAAACTCTTAACGGCGCAGGCGCAACTTTTCCCGCTCCATTATACGAAAGATATGCTCGTGAAGTGAGAAAGAAGCATCCAGAGTTGAAAGTCAACTATCAAGCTATTGGTAGTGGTGGTGGTATTCGTCAAACCATTGCTGGAACTGTTGACTTTGGTGCTAGTGATGCTGCAATGAAAGATGATGAAATTGCTAAAGTCAAAAATGGTGTCATCTTAGTTCCCACTGCCGGTGGTGCGGTTTCAGTTGTTTATAATGTTCCCGGAGTTAGCAATCTGAGATTGTCCCGCGCTACATTACCAGCAATTTTTTCCGGTCAAATTACCAATTGGAACGACCCAAAAATTAAAGCTGATAACCCTAATGTCAACTTACCAAATCAACCAATTAAGTTTGCCGTCCGTGCTGACAGTAGTGGTACAACTTTCATTTTCACTAATCATTTAAGCAGTATTAGCCCTTTTTTCAGAGGTAGAATTGGTGCTAACACTGCTCCTAAATGGACTTTACCAAATGTACTCAAAGGTAAAGGTAATCCAGGTGTAGCTGCTTTAGTAGCTCGTACTCCTGGGTCGATTGGGTATGTTGAATATAGCTATGCTGTTGCTAACAAGCTCAGATCCGCAGAGATTCAAAATAAGAGAGGAGAATTTGTTGCGCCTTCTTTACAAACTGCAAATGCGGCTTTATCGACTGTCAGTTTCCCAGACAATTATCGCGTATTTGTAGGAGATCCAGGACAAGGTTATCCCATCGTCGGTCTGACCTGGATGATGGTTTACAGACAGTATTCCAATGCTGCTAAAGCGGATGCGATTAAAAAATGGATTAATTGGGTGTTAACAGATGGTCAACAATTCAATGATGACCTCAACTACACCAGAATTCCTTCTAGTACAGCTAATCGGGTACTACAAACAGTCAATAGCACTGTCAAATAA
- a CDS encoding (Fe-S)-binding protein, whose protein sequence is MQVSEDSTNNVASLKNLKGFDSNHPPDPKLIDSCVHCGFCLSTCPSYRVIGKEMDSPRGRIYLMDAINEGEIALNTATVQHFDSCLGCLACVSTCPSGVQYDKLISATRHQVERNYPRTFSDKFIRQLIFALFPNPDILRILLIPLFVYQKLGLPKLVRATGLLNKISPRLAAMESILPEITIKSFQDNLPTIIPAQGKKRYRVGVILGCVQRLFFSPVNEATVRVLTANGCEVVIPKSQGCCAALPEHQGQTAQAKALARQMIDSFANTGVDYIIINAAGCGHTLKEYGHILADDPEYREKAQDFAAKVKDAQEFLGNVGLTAKLLPVTDKPVNLVYQDACHLLHGQKISVQPRQLLRQIPGVNLKEPLDAALCCGSAGVYNMLQPEVAEELGKQKVQNLLNTGAELIASANPGCSLQITKHLQLQGKNITLMHPMELLDYSIRGVKLDL, encoded by the coding sequence ATGCAAGTTTCAGAAGATTCTACTAATAATGTCGCTAGTTTGAAAAATTTAAAAGGCTTTGATAGTAATCATCCACCTGATCCAAAGTTAATTGATAGTTGTGTGCATTGTGGATTTTGTCTTTCTACTTGTCCTAGTTATCGGGTAATAGGAAAAGAGATGGATTCCCCTAGAGGACGTATCTATTTAATGGATGCCATTAATGAAGGGGAAATTGCCTTAAATACAGCTACCGTTCAACATTTTGATTCTTGTTTAGGTTGTCTTGCTTGTGTTTCTACTTGTCCTTCTGGTGTACAGTATGACAAGTTAATTTCTGCTACTCGCCACCAAGTTGAACGCAATTATCCCCGCACTTTCTCAGATAAATTCATTCGTCAATTAATATTTGCTTTATTCCCTAACCCAGATATCTTACGGATTTTATTAATCCCTTTATTTGTTTATCAAAAACTCGGTTTACCTAAACTAGTTCGTGCCACAGGTTTACTCAATAAAATATCACCCCGCCTGGCAGCAATGGAATCAATTCTGCCAGAAATTACTATCAAATCATTTCAAGATAATCTACCGACTATTATTCCTGCACAGGGTAAGAAACGCTATCGTGTAGGGGTAATTTTGGGATGTGTACAACGCTTGTTTTTCTCACCAGTGAATGAAGCAACTGTAAGGGTGTTAACTGCCAATGGCTGTGAAGTTGTGATTCCTAAATCTCAAGGTTGTTGTGCAGCACTCCCAGAACACCAAGGACAAACAGCACAGGCGAAAGCATTAGCTAGACAGATGATTGATAGTTTTGCTAACACTGGGGTAGATTACATTATTATCAATGCGGCTGGTTGCGGTCATACTTTAAAAGAATACGGTCACATCTTAGCAGATGATCCAGAATATCGCGAAAAAGCGCAAGACTTTGCAGCTAAAGTTAAAGATGCTCAGGAGTTTTTAGGTAATGTCGGTTTAACAGCAAAATTGTTACCTGTAACAGATAAACCTGTGAATTTAGTTTATCAAGATGCTTGTCATTTATTGCATGGACAAAAAATCAGTGTACAACCACGACAGTTATTAAGACAAATTCCAGGTGTGAATTTAAAAGAACCATTAGATGCGGCTTTATGTTGTGGTAGTGCTGGGGTTTATAATATGCTCCAGCCAGAAGTTGCGGAAGAATTAGGGAAACAAAAAGTGCAGAATTTATTAAATACTGGTGCTGAATTAATTGCTTCTGCTAACCCTGGCTGTTCATTGCAAATTACCAAGCATTTGCAATTGCAAGGGAAAAATATCACTCTTATGCACCCGATGGAATTATTGGATTATTCCATTCGGGGTGTGAAGTTGGATTTATAG
- a CDS encoding FAD-binding oxidoreductase: MTAIASTLASIVGAENTVYPEDKPQILQAIGGQPPSCLVYPQTQAQLAEVIATADSHNWRVLPCGGGSKLNWGGLIQDVDVVVSTKHLNQLIEHAVGDLTVTVEAGMKFGHLQQILAQSRQFLALDPSKPDSATIGGIVATADTNSLRQRYGSVRDQLLGITFIRADGQIAKAGGRVVKNVAGYDLMKLFTGAYGTLGIISQVTFRVYPLQEASGTVVLTGSAEAILQAANTLRGSALTPTQADLLSMQLVSSLGLGTGMGLIARFQSIPESVKEQSHRVLELGKTLGLTGTVYADADDSNLWQRLQEKIHNPATESTITCKIGILPTAAVEVLTGVEIGMVHLSSGLGVVQVVDQTQALKVRSLCQSRHGFLTVIKAPVAVKQQIDVWGYTGNALPLMRRIKQQFDSKNLLSPGRFVGGI, from the coding sequence ATGACAGCCATTGCTTCTACTCTTGCATCTATTGTTGGCGCAGAAAATACCGTATACCCAGAAGATAAACCTCAGATTCTACAGGCGATTGGTGGTCAGCCTCCTAGTTGTCTAGTCTATCCCCAAACCCAAGCACAACTAGCCGAGGTCATCGCCACGGCTGACAGTCATAACTGGCGCGTTCTTCCCTGTGGTGGTGGGAGTAAACTTAACTGGGGTGGTTTAATTCAAGATGTTGATGTAGTGGTGAGTACGAAACACCTCAATCAACTAATTGAACACGCTGTAGGTGATTTGACTGTCACTGTGGAAGCTGGGATGAAATTTGGGCATCTTCAACAGATTTTGGCACAATCACGGCAATTTCTCGCCCTTGACCCCTCTAAACCTGATTCAGCAACTATCGGCGGAATTGTTGCTACTGCTGATACTAATTCCCTGCGACAACGTTATGGTAGTGTCCGTGACCAGCTTTTGGGGATTACCTTTATCCGTGCGGATGGTCAAATCGCTAAAGCTGGGGGAAGGGTGGTCAAAAATGTGGCTGGCTATGACTTGATGAAATTGTTTACCGGCGCATACGGGACATTGGGAATTATTAGCCAAGTGACCTTTCGGGTTTATCCTCTACAGGAAGCGTCGGGAACGGTGGTTTTGACTGGTAGTGCTGAAGCGATTTTGCAAGCTGCTAATACTTTACGCGGTTCGGCTTTGACACCTACCCAAGCTGATTTATTATCTATGCAATTAGTCTCTAGCTTAGGTTTGGGTACAGGAATGGGATTAATCGCACGGTTTCAAAGTATTCCTGAAAGTGTGAAAGAACAATCCCATCGGGTACTAGAGTTAGGAAAAACGCTAGGATTAACAGGAACAGTTTACGCCGATGCCGATGATAGCAATCTATGGCAGAGATTACAAGAAAAAATACATAATCCTGCCACCGAGTCAACAATTACCTGCAAAATAGGGATATTACCGACTGCGGCTGTGGAGGTGTTGACGGGAGTAGAAATCGGAATGGTTCATCTCAGCAGTGGTTTGGGTGTAGTGCAGGTTGTAGATCAAACTCAGGCTTTAAAAGTGCGATCGCTTTGTCAATCTCGTCATGGTTTTCTCACCGTCATTAAAGCACCTGTAGCGGTCAAACAACAAATTGATGTGTGGGGATACACAGGTAACGCTTTGCCGTTGATGCGTCGGATTAAACAACAGTTTGATAGCAAAAATCTTTTAAGTCCTGGTCGGTTTGTTGGTGGTATTTAA
- a CDS encoding Uma2 family endonuclease, producing MQIKQRYYTPKEYLAQEEVAEFRSEYRDGEIVPMTGGSINHNQIAGNVYAYLKFMLRKTDFKPYIGDLRLWISRYRQYTYPDVLLIKGQPVFHEQRPDTILNPCFIVEVLSKSTKNYDRTDKFRYYRSIVEFQEYILINQYEIGIEQYTKTEGDSWLFRAYESDSKNIIFHSINVEMAIEDIYENVEFALAETE from the coding sequence ATGCAAATTAAACAACGCTACTATACTCCAAAGGAATACTTGGCACAAGAGGAAGTTGCGGAGTTTCGCAGCGAATACCGAGATGGAGAAATCGTGCCGATGACGGGTGGCTCAATCAACCATAATCAAATTGCTGGTAATGTTTATGCTTATTTGAAATTCATGCTTCGCAAAACAGATTTTAAACCATACATTGGTGATTTGCGATTGTGGATTTCTCGATATCGACAATACACATATCCAGATGTACTTTTGATTAAAGGTCAGCCTGTTTTTCACGAGCAACGTCCAGATACTATTTTAAATCCCTGCTTTATCGTTGAGGTACTATCAAAATCAACAAAAAACTATGATCGCACCGATAAATTTCGTTACTATCGCTCGATTGTGGAATTTCAAGAATATATCTTGATCAATCAGTATGAAATAGGGATTGAACAGTATACAAAAACTGAGGGAGATTCATGGCTATTTAGAGCCTATGAATCGGATAGTAAAAATATAATTTTTCATTCGATAAATGTAGAAATGGCAATTGAAGACATTTATGAAAATGTTGAATTTGCATTAGCTGAAACAGAGTAG
- a CDS encoding NAD(P)/FAD-dependent oxidoreductase yields MVASLENHQPHQVVIVGGGFGGLYAAKALANVNVNVTLIDKRNFHLFQPLLYQVATGTLSPADISSPLRSVLSKCKNTQVLLGEVSDINPETKQVILDDKVVPYDTLIVATGAKHSYFGKDNWQEVAPGLKTMEDAIEIRRRIFSAFEAAEKETDPEKRRALLTFVIVGGGATGVELAGAIAELAYKTLQEDFRNIDTSETRIVLLQGGDRLLPALAPELSQEAAESLQKLGVIVQTQTRVTNIDNDIVTVKQGDQFREIAAKTVLWAAGVQASPMGKVLAERTGVECDRAGRVIVEPDLSIKGYDNIFVIGDLANFSHYNGQPLPGVAPVAIQEGEYVAKLIRRRLRGKTLQPFQYTDHGSLAMIGKNAAVVDLGLLKLTGFSAWAFWLFIHIYFLIEFDSKVLVMIQWAWNYFTRKRGSRLITGQEALAFASEADDSSSTTNYAPANNKQTVNV; encoded by the coding sequence ATGGTAGCTTCACTTGAGAATCATCAACCACATCAGGTCGTAATTGTTGGTGGTGGTTTTGGTGGACTGTATGCAGCAAAAGCACTGGCCAATGTGAATGTAAATGTGACTCTCATTGATAAACGTAATTTCCACTTATTCCAACCACTTTTATATCAAGTTGCTACAGGTACGCTATCACCTGCTGATATTTCCTCACCATTACGATCTGTTCTCAGCAAATGCAAAAATACACAAGTATTGCTGGGAGAAGTAAGTGATATTAATCCAGAAACAAAACAAGTTATTTTGGATGATAAAGTAGTCCCTTATGATACATTAATTGTCGCCACAGGTGCGAAGCATTCCTATTTTGGTAAAGATAATTGGCAAGAGGTTGCGCCTGGCTTGAAAACTATGGAAGATGCGATAGAAATACGTCGCCGCATCTTTTCAGCCTTTGAAGCCGCAGAAAAAGAAACTGACCCCGAAAAACGCCGGGCTTTATTAACATTTGTGATTGTAGGTGGTGGTGCTACAGGGGTAGAATTAGCAGGTGCGATCGCAGAGTTAGCTTACAAAACTTTGCAAGAAGACTTCCGCAACATCGACACCTCAGAAACCAGAATTGTACTATTACAAGGTGGCGATCGCCTACTCCCAGCCTTAGCACCAGAGTTATCGCAAGAAGCAGCAGAGTCTTTGCAAAAGTTGGGTGTGATTGTCCAAACTCAAACCCGCGTGACAAATATTGACAACGATATCGTCACCGTCAAACAAGGCGATCAATTTAGAGAAATTGCCGCCAAGACTGTATTATGGGCAGCAGGCGTGCAAGCTTCCCCAATGGGTAAAGTCTTAGCAGAACGAACTGGGGTAGAATGCGATCGCGCCGGACGAGTTATTGTAGAACCAGACTTAAGCATTAAAGGATACGACAACATTTTTGTGATTGGAGACTTAGCCAACTTCTCCCACTACAACGGTCAACCCCTCCCAGGTGTCGCACCAGTCGCAATTCAAGAAGGTGAATACGTCGCCAAATTAATTAGAAGACGCTTGCGTGGTAAAACTCTGCAACCATTTCAATACACTGATCATGGTAGTCTAGCGATGATTGGCAAAAATGCCGCCGTTGTAGACTTAGGCTTGCTCAAATTGACAGGCTTCTCTGCATGGGCGTTCTGGCTATTCATTCACATCTACTTCTTAATTGAGTTTGACAGCAAAGTATTAGTCATGATTCAGTGGGCGTGGAATTACTTCACCCGCAAACGTGGTTCAAGATTAATTACTGGTCAAGAAGCATTAGCTTTTGCTAGTGAAGCTGACGATAGTAGCAGTACAACTAATTACGCACCAGCTAACAATAAACAGACAGTCAATGTCTAA
- a CDS encoding NAD(P)/FAD-dependent oxidoreductase, with protein sequence MVDALDNNPPHQVVIVGGGFGGLYAAKALKKAKVEVTLIDKRNFHLFQPLLYQVATGTLSPADISSPLRAVLRKSKNTKVLLGEVNDIDPQAQQVIMGDEKIPYDTLIVATGAKHSYFGKDNWEEFAPGLKTVEDAIEMRRRIFSAFEAAEKEKDPAKRKAWLTFVVVGGGPTGVELAGAIAELAYQTLKEDFRTIDTTEAQVILLEGLDRVLPPFAPELSQEAEASLQQLGVVVQTKTMVTNIENDIVTVKQGDQVTEIASKTVLWAAGVKASAMGKVLAERTGAECDRAGRVIVEPDLSIKGHSNIFVVGDLANFSHQNGKPLPGVAPVAKQEGEYVAALVQKRLKGQTLPAFNYTDHGSLAMIGQNAAVVDLGFMKLKGFFAWLFWLLIHIYFLIEFDNKLVVMIQWVWNYITRNRGARLITGQEVSLDIKTVNSNGHYQPKENRQPVNV encoded by the coding sequence ATGGTAGATGCACTTGACAACAACCCACCCCATCAAGTTGTGATTGTTGGCGGTGGTTTTGGTGGATTGTACGCGGCAAAAGCACTGAAGAAAGCTAAGGTAGAAGTTACCCTCATTGATAAACGTAACTTTCACCTATTTCAGCCACTACTTTACCAAGTCGCCACCGGGACGCTATCACCTGCTGATATTTCCTCACCTTTACGTGCAGTGTTGAGGAAGAGCAAGAATACAAAAGTGCTGCTAGGAGAAGTCAATGATATTGACCCACAAGCACAACAAGTGATCATGGGTGATGAGAAAATACCATATGACACCTTAATTGTGGCTACAGGGGCGAAGCATTCCTATTTTGGTAAAGATAACTGGGAAGAATTCGCGCCAGGGTTAAAGACTGTAGAAGATGCAATTGAAATGCGGCGGCGGATTTTTTCAGCCTTTGAAGCCGCAGAAAAGGAAAAAGATCCAGCAAAACGCAAGGCTTGGCTGACATTTGTAGTTGTGGGTGGCGGCCCTACCGGAGTAGAATTAGCGGGTGCGATCGCAGAGTTAGCTTACCAAACCCTCAAAGAAGACTTCCGCACTATCGACACCACAGAAGCACAAGTTATCCTCTTAGAAGGTTTAGATCGAGTCCTTCCACCCTTTGCACCAGAATTATCCCAAGAAGCAGAAGCATCCTTGCAACAGTTGGGTGTGGTAGTCCAAACAAAAACTATGGTGACAAATATTGAAAATGATATTGTTACCGTCAAACAAGGTGATCAAGTTACAGAAATCGCGTCTAAGACAGTATTATGGGCGGCGGGTGTAAAAGCTTCTGCAATGGGTAAAGTCTTAGCAGAACGCACAGGTGCAGAATGCGATCGCGCCGGACGAGTTATCGTAGAACCAGACTTAAGTATTAAGGGACATAGTAATATTTTCGTCGTCGGCGACTTAGCTAACTTCTCTCACCAAAACGGTAAACCCCTTCCTGGTGTCGCACCTGTCGCTAAACAAGAAGGTGAATATGTCGCCGCATTGGTGCAGAAACGTTTAAAAGGTCAAACTCTACCAGCCTTTAATTATACTGATCACGGTAGCCTAGCAATGATTGGCCAAAATGCCGCCGTTGTCGATTTAGGCTTTATGAAATTGAAAGGCTTCTTTGCATGGTTGTTCTGGTTATTAATTCACATCTACTTCTTAATTGAGTTTGACAATAAGTTAGTAGTCATGATTCAGTGGGTGTGGAATTATATCACTCGTAATCGTGGAGCTAGATTGATTACCGGTCAAGAAGTTTCTCTAGACATAAAAACTGTGAACAGTAACGGACATTACCAGCCGAAAGAGAATAGACAGCCAGTTAATGTCTAA